Below is a genomic region from Taeniopygia guttata chromosome 7, bTaeGut7.mat, whole genome shotgun sequence.
TGCATAGAGTTTTGTGGTGAAAACCTTGAATGATCTTCCACTCTTGGAAGTGGATGGTGGTGCTGGTAGCTGAGTTGACCGTCTTAGTCATAGGAGAGAATTTATGGCTTAAGCCTCTTAGGGGGGCATTTTGCTTCCTAAAGGTTATCACACTTGATAAGTTGGTGTTTGGGTTTACTCTCTTGCTTTGCCAGTTTTTATCTTACGAGGTGTGCAGAGGTGCACACCTCTGACCTGATCCTGTAGGCTGTCTTTAGGCACAGGCAGATAGCTCAGCTCACTTCATGCTGGGGTCGTGAGGGGTAAGCTTCATGTACAGTTGCCTGACggaatgaaaaaaagaaatggtgACAATCTGGGAAAGGAGTGGGATTTAACAAGTATCAGCAAGACACAGCGGATAACGATGACACTCCAGAAGGTGGAAAACCACCCTGAAAGATCTGAATGCTCTCAAGTATGTTGGGGGAAAATTAGGCAGACAGTCACTTTCCCAAAGCTCAGAGAAATGGTGACAGGCCCCTACACAGGCAAGTTCTCATAAATGTTCTGAATTTGGGAGGATCTGAGTATTGGAGAGAGAGAAATACGATGCCTGGACTTAAGTGCAGGAAATTAGGTGACCCAGGCAGCTACAGACTAGCCTAGTATCCTGCTATGCCAAGGgctaaacatatttttttaaggatGGGGGATAAATGGGAAATGCACATTGTGCTTTGGTAATTAAATTTTTAGAAAAGTCAAGTGTCAGGGATTCAGTTCAGAATTTGCTTGGGTACTAGTAAATACTGGACTGGTACTTGAAAGGGGGATCAATGCTATATTGTCTTGGAAAAGTGCAATGCAGTGTTGGGGACATGAAATACTCCATCTTATGTTACTGTCCTACCCTGATGGCATTATTCTGGAAGCCTTTCTCAGTACAGGGCAGCAGAGTGAGATGAATATCCCTCAGGGATAGCTGATATCCCACCCATCAGGGCTGGGATagcaggaacaggaacaggaggagaaaaagtgGGCTGCATGAATTGCCTGTGGGATGACATGgccctcagaaaaaaaaggatataTTGAGTCATGGATTTTCTGTAAAGAGAGGACTTTTGCACAAAATGAGCATGAGTCAGACCTGGAGTCCTGTGTGTGGCTCTGACCTCTATACTCAGGCATGATTTTGAATAAAGCAAGTGCAAATAAAGGCTGCCAGTGCTCTCAGAGGAGTGGGAAGCCTGTCGTGCAGGCGAAGCCAGGGAAAGTGTGTTCAGCCCAGACGAAGAAAGAGCTTCTGAAGGGATACTCATAAAGGCAACAAGCTTGAAGTGAGGAGGGTTCTAATGATCTCAGAGCTAGAAGAGCAGCAATATTAGTTGTATCACTGCTTTCCTTTTAGAACTGATGCTTGCCAGAAGTGCTCAAACTTTATTAGAGGTGAGGAGTCTTACAGGCTATATTTCCTGAAACACTGAGGTGTAGACTGAGCTGAATAGCTGTAATTGAGTAGCTGTAGCCATTCCTGTACCCTTTCTTGGTGAGTGGGAACAGGGGTTGTAGTAGGCCTCAGCCACAAAGTGGCTCTGGGCGGCTTGAACTTTTATTGGAGATGTGGTCTTGCCCATATCTCTTCTGTGCACACAGTGCTGTGGGATAGGAGACAGCCCACAGTGGACTGCATTATATCCAACTCCTGACTCTTCATCCCCACTTGAAAACCCATGCTATGTGACTGTTCCTCAGTCAGCTGGAGTGCCTGAGGCCACCATCCATCTTCATGGATACCTGATATTTGGGTTCCAAGGCTGAGATAGAGGATTTGGCTCCAAGCATCAAAGGTTCCTTTCATCTCATATGTGTGTCACAGGTATGGCCAAACTTCCTGGGGAGAGAGAGGTACAGATAATACATTTCTCATCAAAGCCTTGAAGCTGGACTAATTGGATTCGTAATTATAAACATTTCCAATGCCAGGAGACTCTTTTTCCTTAGGCTTCAAGCAGTGTTTGAAATTGGTATGTTTTGATGACCTCTTAAAGCTTGGTTGAGATTCATTTGCAAGGGGAATTCAAAGGAAGTAAAACTTTGCAGCTGGTACTGGTGATTCCCCTGAGTGGCTCTGGGGAAGCAGTTCAGGCCTACAAACAATGTGAATGTGAAGAGGGTGGACAAATTCAGAATTGCCAGGAGCAGGGGGTTCAGAGACCAGCATGGAAAATTCTCCTGAGTTGATGCTGCTTTTTGAGTTGGGGCAATGAACCTGAAGCACACTGAATGCTGGAGATGGAGCTGTGGGTCCTGGCTTGTCTGAGCAGACTTCATTGCTGTTGTGTGAGCATTTTACTGTGCAGGTTCAGAGGTCCTTTCTGTCTCTGATGGTCAGTTGTGCTCGATCTCAGTTAGAACTTTTCACTATATTTATTTGCAGTGGTGTCCAGGACAGCACTGTGAGGTTTTTGGGATGGGGAGATTTCCATGTAAGTGAAAAGAACAGTTGAAATTTTGGTATGTGTCACTAGGAGGGGTGAAAATGTAACCCTGGAGATGTTTTCAAGACCGAAGGCTGAAGGATGAAGTCTGTGCAAGTGCTGGCAGAAGAGAGCTCTCTCCAGAAGCAGGTTGTGCCTTGTGGAGTCACTAGCCTCCCACAGCTGTGCAGAAATAGCCTTTTCCCAAACAGCAGGAGGTAGAGCCAGCCCTCAGCAAAAGGgcctgggctctgcagccctgagTGAACAGCAGTGAGTCTGTATTGGTGATGTGGGATTGCCAGTTTAGTCTAGGGacactgggagaaaaaaacccagagccCATGGCTAATGCAGCAGTTTACTTTCATATGCAGCAGGAAAACTTTGCAGTTTCAGCAGGCAAAGCATCCTCCAGCCTCTCTAGATGCTTCTGCTTGCTCGATTTTCTGTGTGGGCTTTGCCACCTGCCATGTGTCTTCCTGGCTGCCCAGTATTGTGCCtagctgtgccagtgccagtCAGCAGGGATCTGTGGCATGAATAGCAGCTCCACGACAAAGTACCTTGGAGGAGGAATTGTCAGCAGCAGCTCGAGGCACATAACAGCCAGTGCCACGTGGAGAGCCACAGGTACCATCTGCTCTGCCAAAAGACACATGCTCATGCTCCTTGTCATTCAAAGTGGGAAAGAGGGTGAGATGCAGAGCTTAAAAACATTGGAAGGGAAAAGATGTGAGAGAAAAACATTTGGGAAAGATTACCATATTCATGCCTCTGGCCTCGTTAGCTGCTTTTATGTCTTTAGGTTGTAAGTCCTCTGCAGGTGGGAATTTTCTCTTCTTGTAGGTTTGCCTGGTAGCATAATAAGGCCTCAGTCTCTGTGGGGAATCCTAGATACATCCACAGCTGGTAAAGTCATATGTGTCTAGCCCAGCCTTGATGTTTTCTGATGCCTCAGAGGTTTCACTCTCCATCTGggagaaataacagactatGATAAACAGCGACAATATCCTTCTTGAAAACCCTGATTGCTGCTTCCAAATAGCTCCTTAAAGACTCTGTCAGATCCACAAGACACACTAAAAGGTttacagaaagggaaaaacataTGCCATGCTGTATTGCGCAGTTTTGCATTGGCACTTAATATCCTTCAACAAATTTATTAACTAGAGGTACTTGGTGGTGAAATTCAGAGTTAAGATGATTAGCAGTAGAAGCATTCTGTAGCTTAGCAGGTTATGGTTTTCTGTAGGAGCTTCAGAGCTTCTGGAGGCAGCCCTGGCAGACAGGTAGGTGCTAGTTTGGGAAGAGCTCCTCAACAGGGAATTCAGTGCCCAAAAGAGAAATcatgcaggagcagcagggtaTCAAACCAGGTTTGCTGGGTCTGTGACGCAAAGGAAGGAGTGCCCAGAGCAACCTCTGGCTAAGTCTGTCATGAGCTGGTATGTCCTGAGTGCATAGCCACGttcagggcaggagggcacaCCAGGTGTGAAGGGGGATGTGCTAAAGACACTGCAGGtcaggctggagaaggggaaagACCATGCCACATTCACTCTTGTCACCAAGTCGATGGCACAACTAGCTGGGAACTGGCAAAGAGGGAACAAGCTCTGAAGGTATTTTTACTAAAGAGTTACTTGGTAGAGCCAGCAGGCAAACTCTGCATGGGGAGCTGATCACAGGGCAGCAGTCAGCCCTAAAGACTTGTGAGGTAGCAGCCCACACTGAGCAAGAGAAACTTGACACCCCAAAGACACTGTTGTAGGGGAAGGAGCCACAGAACCTTGCTCGCTGCCCAGAAGTAGCAGTATCTGATTAAAGAGGCTGCTGTTTTAATCAGCCCTGTGTAGTGTGACTTTTGAACGGTGTTTCCTCTGTTTGCTTTCAGTGGATCCCTTTGAGACAATGCTGAAATCCCTCTTGAGGTACCAGTCCAGCCTGAATGGGGATACAGGAGAGAGCCACATGAGGAGAAAACTGTATGAGAATGGTGTGACCAAGTCCTGGCAAAGTAATGTTGCTCTCATCCAGAAGGTAACTGCCTTTGTACAGCAGAGAAGCCCTGTGTGGCTCACAGAGGAAGGTTTAGTGAGAATGATCACTAGGATAAAGAACCTGCATTCAAATTCGTGCTGGGGCTATAAGCATTCTGAGATAGCAAACAACCTATGCCTTTCATGGTGTGAATGTTTGTGTTCTCTTAGCTCCAGTGGGCTGGGGGGAGGACTGAGCTTGCTTAATTTTTATGCCAAGATACCAGATGCAATTAAAGATACTGGAGCACCTGGATTCTAGATATATTTCCCAGGACAAGAGGATGGAGCAAGGAACCAGCTTTTGGAGTCACAAAGAGGTGATGCTGATTTAGTCCAGCAGCCGCAATATGATGTTTTCCTCTTCTGCATTAAAGGGTTTAAGGTTTCTTTTATGATAGAGGGAACAAGAGAAGAGGGTAGGGTTGCCATGTCAGGGGAGAACATTGAAAGAAGCAGAAGATTGGAGGCTAAAATGTTACTGTTTAATAATTGAAAGAAACCTGGAAAGAGTTTAGCATTATTCCATAGCCATGAAAGTGTGGTCTGCCTTAAGAAGTGGGTGGGAATGTGTCCAGGGTGTGTTTGGTAAATAGACTTCTGGTGTTACTGCTAACTAATGGTTCATTCCCTCTCAAGCTGTCAGAAGAGCTGCTGGCCAAATGGTTGTCTCTCCCCGAGGCACAACATGTGCCACTCTGCCAGCACATGCTGGGCTTTGCCATGAAGTCTGTCACGCAGACAGCCATGGGCAGCAGCTTTGAAGATGACCGGGAAGTCATCCGATTCCGCAGGCACCATGATGCAGTAAGTGTCCTGAAGAGCCAGGAAATCTCCTATTAAATTTTTCCAAACTGAAAACACAGAGCTTGAATCTGTGTACAGTTTAGTACAAGCTACTGCTGAGACTTTAAAGTATGAGCTTGAGGGGTCTGTCTCACTTGTCCCAAGCTGAAACTGTTAGATCCTACTGCTGATCCTGCTGTCATTAGTCTGAGGTGTTTCTAAAGGATCCACGGGGATCAGGAGCCCAAATCCAATGGCAGTTAGGAGGTCTTTGGCACCTAAGTCAGTTAAACTCTGTTGGGACTGCCAGTGGAATTTCTCCCTTTCGAAGATCTTCTGAAGGCTCTGTGACATTGtggagaaaggaaaatctgTGGAGATCTCACCTGTACATCCCCCCTACATGTGGGGATGTTAAACATGCTGGAGATAGGGTGAGAAATAAACAGTTCAATCTCCCATTTAAGATTCCCATAGTTTTTTTCCTACGGTTTTAATTAcagtttttttaatttcagtttaattCCAGTTAGCATAGTCTGAAATAGGATGTGATGTTGTGAAGAGACCAGTTCCATATTGACAGGAAGTCCTGATTTTATTTGGTGTTTTCATATTCCTGAGTAGGGAAGAATAGAATGGTCCCAGCAGGCTCAGTCTATGGTAAGTGATGGTGCTGTTCTTTCTGTCCTTCCAGATCTGGTCAGAGATTGGAAAAGGTTTCTTGGATGGATCTCTTGACAAAAACATGACTAGGAAGAAGCACTATGAAGATGGTAGGTTTCTTCCAAAATTAGGGTTTTCCTACTACTCTGATTAATACTTAGGAGTTAGCTAGCATATGAAAGCACTTCATTTGCCCAGTTGTTTTGGCTTATCTTCAGAGTTGCTCATCATGCTGCAAGCTACGAGATACACTGTGCTTACTCTCAGATTAGATCATTGTTTTGGAGTTGAGTAGCAAGCTGCCTTTATGTGAGAAGTTGTAGGACTAGAATTCCAGTTCCAGGTTCAGTTCTAGGGTCTGTCCAGTCTGGAGAGTGATAGAGGGGAAGAATCAGGGTGTGCTTCCTCCCTTACTGTTCTGTTTCCTAGTGTCCACTTTTGACCTCTCTTGGAGGCAAGCAGCTGTGCTAGGTGGAGACAGATGGAGCCTCTGGATTTGGCTCATATGGGCATTCAGATGTTGCACCATCTGGGGCCTGTACTGCCAGACAGCCACTCACAGGCTGGAAAACACAAGTACAGAGGTGCTGCTCTGTTGGATACACCATCAGGTAGCCTCTGATGGGCTCTTACAAGATAACATGATTTTCAGGTCTGTTACAGCAGTACTTTTGtttctaatatattttatagTAAGTTATTGCAATTTTAGATTGTCTTATCTTTTTTGTTCTTAATAATTAAACCATTTCGGTATTGATCGATAAGACACTGAACTGAAGTAGATTGTATCTGGAACTAAAGTTTTGTTTGTAAATCTTCCAAGCCCAGTGTTTCCTTCTTTATGCTTCTGGTTCTGTGGGTTTCAGAACCTGAGGACAACTTCTGCCCCATTGAAGTGGGTTCCTCCCATGGTCACTCTCTGTCTGAGTTGTAGTATGATGATGCATGAGGACACAATTTCACAAACTCCGGATAGTAAGCCATGGTGTCTGAGTGATGCTGGCCTCCCTGtgcagagaggaggaaggaaggtaTTCTAAGACAAAGGAACTGAAGTGGGCCTTGATAAATGGAGTTTCGTACCCAAATTCTACTCCATGTTTCTTGGATAGTCCTCAATAGGTCATTTAAGCCAGACAGGCAATGGTGTCTAGGTCCCTAATTCCCACAGCAGTCATCAGGAGTGAGGCACTTGCATATCTTCAGATATGTGGACTCTGTGCCAAAACCCTCCCCCGTTTCTCTCCACTCCTTTCTGTGTCTGCAGACTCTTTAGCACAGAGCCATCTTCTTGCTCCCTGCCTGTAGAGCCCCTGGCCAAAGGGGCTCCATCAGTCCTGGTGCTGTAGTAATTGTGACTCTGCAGGCCATGTAACCAGAGTTATGTGCCTCATACCTGTTTTCATGGGGGCTGATGAAAATACATTCTCTGGTGGTTTGACAGTGTTACTTGTCTTCCCCTTCTGTGATTTCAGCTCACAGAGTATACACCTTGGTTATACCTGTAAGGATGGCTTTTTATAGGCAACCTCTGTTATTTAGTTCCTGCATTTCAGCTAAACTGGGGATACTGCCTTCCAAATTGACAGTAACATGTAACAGAGGCTGCTTCTGTAAATgagcccagcagggacagctggtCTGAAAATCTGCTTGGGAAGATGAATTTGCTTCTCTGCAGCACCAGGATGACcaggttttaaaataagcatttattttttcttccaaagctCTGGTGGAGATGGAATCCATCTTAAGGAAGGTTACGAAGGAGCGCCGAGGCAGATCATTCAACAGGCATGTCTTTATAGACACCTTGCTGCAGGGGAACCTGAGTGACCAGCAGGTCTGTGCAGCTGTTACCTCCTTACACAGTAATGGAGTTTTGCCAGATGGGCAATTCATTACATTGTAGCCTTTGATTAATATAAGTTCTTGCATCTTAGCTTAGCTTTTTTACCAAAGCAGGGCTTCTGCTTAGTTTTTTCTATTCCTGCAATGTTTGATTTCATTAGACTTTGGTAGATTTCCTTGCCACTGCTTCATAGCTATTTTTATAAACCAGAAGTATGTTAATATTAAGCATGGCATGTGCAATTCTATTGGAAGTTCTAAAGAGAGTTCAGTATATGTCTTCTAGATACATTTCCTGCTCTCTGTACTAAAGGGATTTAATGTGCTTGAGTGGAGAGTGTGCCAGTTCTTTATTCTCTTTACAGTCTTATGAACTTCATTCCGTGAAGTAGATTTTCTTTCCTAGATTCTGGAAGATACAATGATTTTCTCTTTGGCAGGATGTGTAATCACCGCTAACTGTAAGTACAGTTACTGTAGGTAGCTTCCCATCCTTACACTCAGCTGCCAAAAACTGTGTGTGATGACATGAGACTTACCCTAGGCTaataaaaaattgcattaatCATTCTTTCTCCTGAGCTACAGATATAGAAGAAGCAGCTAATTTTTACATCAGACTGTTGACACAGCCTCACAGTTAGTGAGCTGAACCTAAGCTGTGTTTGACAACCTTTCCAGTCTTATGGTGAACCTTAGAATCTGTCCCCATTGCTTTTTGCTTGCATTCTTAACCCCAGACAACTGATGCTAAATTTGATGAAGAAAAACACCAACATAAATAACCCACAAAGGTCATGTTGTAAAATAGGTTCAGGCACATAGGAAGAAAGATTGCTAGTATCTGTCTGGGTGCTTTGAATTTCTGAAGAATTGGTGTGTTCCATGTATGGAGGACTTTCAAAGAAGCTACTCTGGGATTTATGCAAagattatgaaaaaaaacccaaacaaataaaaatactaacTGAAGCTGTGTAAAATACCTTATGATAAAGGGATGATTATCTGGCTTTGTACCTCAGCCAATGGGGCTGGGACTCCAAAGAAAACCTCCAAGATACATCTAGGTGTTAAAGAATGGGAAGTTAATCAGATAACTATGGTAATACTCTCTCCAGAGAATATTCTCTCCAGGTACTCTAGGAAGACTGTAATTTTAAGGGGGCTTGAATCCTCATGGATTCACAGAATCACGGAATATTCTGATTTggaaggatcatcaagtccaagtTTCCAGATAGTTCTCATGAATAGACATTTTTGAGAGCTAGAAACATTTCCTTGTAGCTTTAGGGAAACTGCATCCTACACACTTACTTCTTATGCAAGGTTTTTTTCTCACTCTGCTATTGAAGATAATCTCAAATACCTCAAAAAGTAGATGTAGGGGGACAAGTGCTGGCCAACATCTGCAGAGAGCTCCCTTCAGGAGCCCCAGGCATTGGCTATCTGGAGCATTTGCCTGAGA
It encodes:
- the CYP20A1 gene encoding cytochrome P450 20A1 isoform X2, yielding MLKSLLRYQSSLNGDTGESHMRRKLYENGVTKSWQSNVALIQKLSEELLAKWLSLPEAQHVPLCQHMLGFAMKSVTQTAMGSSFEDDREVIRFRRHHDAIWSEIGKGFLDGSLDKNMTRKKHYEDALVEMESILRKVTKERRGRSFNRHVFIDTLLQGNLSDQQILEDTMIFSLAGCVITANLCTWAVYFLTTSEDVQQNLYREMDRVLGKGPITHEKVEQLRYCRQVLCETVRTAKLTPIAAQLQELEGRVDQHTIPKETLVLYALGVILQDSSSWPSPYKFDPDRFNEELAMKNLSLLGFSGSQECPELRFAYMVATVLLSVLVRKLYLHPVKGQVMEAKYELVTSPKEEAWITVSKRS